The following coding sequences lie in one Phalacrocorax carbo chromosome 3, bPhaCar2.1, whole genome shotgun sequence genomic window:
- the SF3B6 gene encoding splicing factor 3B subunit 6: MAMQAAKRANIRLPPEVNRILYIRNLPYKITAEEMYDIFGKYGPIRQIRVGNTPETRGTAYVVYEDIFDAKNACDHLSGFNVCNRYLVVLYYNANRAFQKMDTKKKEEQLKLLKEKYGINTDPPK; this comes from the exons ATGGCGATGCAAGCGGCCAAGCGAGCCAAC ATTCGGCTGCCTCCAGAAGTCAATCGGATCCTGTATATTAGGAATCTGCCATATAAAATCACAGCGGAGGAAATGTACGATATTTTTGGGAAATATGGGCCTATTCGACAAATCAGAGT TGGGAACACTCCTGAGACTAGAGGAACAGCCTACGTAGTCTATGAAGACATCTTTGATGCCAAAAATGCTTGTGATCACCTGTCAGGATTCAACGTGTGCAACAGATACCTCGTCGTTTTGTACTATAACGCAAACAGG GCATTCCAAAAGATGGacacaaagaagaaagaggaacagCTTAAGCTTCTCAAGGAAAAATATGGAATTAATACAGACCCACCAAAATAA
- the TP53I3 gene encoding LOW QUALITY PROTEIN: quinone oxidoreductase PIG3 (The sequence of the model RefSeq protein was modified relative to this genomic sequence to represent the inferred CDS: deleted 1 base in 1 codon; substituted 2 bases at 2 genomic stop codons), translated as MSYGPPSGKIQTGKRVLVHAGASGVGMADIQLERLAKAIPVMAAXTQEKLKATANARAAAEFHCMSEDFSEKVLVFTQGPGVCIISDCVSSSYWEKNLNCLSTDGWWIIYGLLCGGEVHRDLLARLLSKKASIHVSLLRSXDKEYKEQLVKAFTRNVLPYVSGGTSPHLQSLVGMAFTLCMRLQGHTTGKVVLEMPASS; from the exons atgtcatatg GTCCTCCTTCAGGTAAAATACAGACGGGCAAGAGAGTGTTGGTCCATGCTGGAGCTAGCGGAGTTGGTATGGCAGACATTCAGCTGGAAAGGCTGGCAAAAGCCATT CCAGTCATGGCAGCATGAACTCaagagaaactgaaagcaaCAGCAAATGCCAGAGCCGCTGCAGAGTTCCACTGCATGAGTGAAGATTTTAGTGAAAAGGTCTTGGTGTTCACCCAAG GTCCTGGTGTCTGTATTATTTCAGATTGTGTCAGTAGCTCATACTGGGAGAAGAATCTCAACTGTCTAAGTACTGATGGCTGGTGGATTATTTATGGACTATTGTGTGGAGGTGAAGTACACAGAGACTTGCTTGCAAGGCTGCTTTCCAAAAAAGCGAGCATCCATGTGAGTCTATTACGATCATGAGACAAGGAG TATAAGGAACAGCTGGTGAAAGCCTTCACACGAAATGTGCTGCCGTATGTTTCTGGAGGAacttcccctcatctccaatCCCTTGTTGGGATGGCGTTTACCCTCTGCATGAGGCTGCAGGGGCACACAACCGGCAAAGTTGTCCTGGAAATGCCTGCTTCATCTTAA